DNA sequence from the Dunckerocampus dactyliophorus isolate RoL2022-P2 chromosome 4, RoL_Ddac_1.1, whole genome shotgun sequence genome:
aaattgaCCTCTTTTCCTACTCTCCTCTTCTTTTTTAGGGCCCTCTCCATGGATATAGACACAGATTATGAGCGGCCCAATGTGGAAACCATTAAATGTGTGGTGGTAGGGGACAATGCAGTGGGAAAGACCAGGCTTATATGTGCCCGGGCTTGCAATGCCACCCTCACACAGTATCAGCTGCTTGCCACCCACGTGCCAACCGTTTGGGCCATCGACCAGTATCGTGTATGCCAGGAGGTGGGCACACACATactcaataaaagtgtaaatgcAATAACTAGTCTATTTGTTTAGTAGAAGAAAAGTGCCACTAAAAACAATGCAATGATATTGTTGTCCTGTTTGTGAGGATATATGTGTTTTGTATTGTAGGTGTTAGAAAGATCTCGTGATGTTGTGGATGAGGTCAGTGTGTCCCTTAGGCTCTGGGACACATTCGGGGACCATCACAAGGACAGACGATTCGCCTATGGCAGGTAAGCCAATACACACTCATTATGTTACATATTACTCAATACATTCAAACAACCTCACCCGCAGAACTTACACATACTGAAGCAAAACTATAATCATGGCGCTTTGCCAAGGGGGTTATCAAATacacaaacacttttcacattaAAAACCAAGGTATCACAAATGCAAAATACCTGGAACAGGTGCTGTTGACTCATGGAGCAAAACTTAAGTCTGTAAGGGACTGAACAACCAACATGTGTATCTGCTTTATACACAATCTCACTAAAATGcaacaatgaaaaaatcttacTACTTCCTTGTTATCAACCACAGTTGATATTGTGTGCCATGTACCATTCTGGAGCAGGTGGTTTGCTTTCCCATTGAGAGCAACTGGTGACCAGAGAAAATAAATTCCCCTCCATGTTTTTATTCTGATGTGCTTTTGGCTTAGGTAACACACTGACCACTAGTTTAGCCATCATTTTTATACGGAGTACAGATTTTACATTGACTGCAGATATGGTCAGGTCTTGAAGCTCTGAATTGGGAGAAAAAAACTGGTGGGCTTGAGAACATTATGACATAACGCAACAGTCAATCCCACACCAGCACGGCTACAGAAtttacaaggtttttttttgtgtgaccaAACCACTAGCGCTTTTAGCTGAACTCTGCCCCCAGGCTGTTGCATCCTTCCTCCACCAGACATGATTGGATCATAGCTTTATCCTCTTACTCGCTGTGCTTGGATCAAGGCTGCTTTATTGGCATGAAATGCAAAAGTAATTATGCAAAACCAGCAAATAGAATGTCAAAATACAGTGACAAATTTTGATTTCATACATTTCATGTTGTCTTATGTTCATAAGCAAGCAACATGTTCTTTTAGTAGGAAATTATACAAATCGTTGAGCACTTTACTTTAAGTTCATGAATGCTAACCCTCAAAACAGTGACTCCTTGAGCACaacttatttttgttatattaatatttacacatcTATTAACCCTCATTAACATACATCATTACCGGTGTATTTTAGTATAATTCAGTGTTGTTACAGTAGTTTTATTGCCTCCGACAAGCCCAAATGTCAGAGgttgttttggccatttgttgGTTGGTTTCTTAGTTGGAAGGAGCCAAAAATTATATAACATAACTTTTCTTTTCTGACTATTTGGTAGAAACCAGGCAGTTCTATTTCGCGTAAGGAGACATTTGGTACTATATAATAAAGTTACTATATACGGTTCCCTGACCAATAAAGGCTGACTGGAAAATgaattgtcaaaaatgtatttcctaCTAATTCCCACACTTTTCACAAAAGTAGCATACAGAATGACACAGAGTCAATCTACCTCCTCCCTCGACACGCTCCCTTTATTTGGCAAGTCCAAagtcacaacaacaacacactatGGTATCGCACAGCCATTCTTGTTCAGAACAATATGCAGCTATTTCACAAATTTAGGTTGATGCACTTTGTGTATGGTGGCTTTTTGGCTCCTTTTGGCAAGTGTCGCCAAGCAACagactgtatgtgtttgtgcatCCATTTGTGTCACCAATTACGTCGTCTTAGTTGTGTTATTCTATTCTTATTGAGTGTGTGTTTACCCAGTTGTCTGCCcctctgtttgtgtgtgcagtttGTGTGTATGTTTCCACGCCTTCCCTAATGTTCAGCATGCTTTGTCAGCCTGCAGTCAGCTGATAAAGATGCAGCACCAGCTCAGCTGTTTTCTGCCTTGTCTGTCTCCCTGACGTCTGTAGCTGCATACATCAACATCCTTTCCTCCTCCCATTTTTGTCCATTCACTTGTTCATGGCCTCATGTCTCACCTCCCTCTCCTCATTAACTCGTGACTCAGCTCGCAGCTTCTCACCCCTGAAACCATCATCCTCCTCTTAAGGCTTCTTGTTGATACCAAAACTCAAAACATGACATCAAGCAGTTCCACATGCCTTATCGGGGTGGACTATTCTGGTTGGAAAAAGCACAATCACCTCCTGAAAATAGGCTAAGCCACACTTAACCTGAGCCTCAACTATTGCATTTTTCAACCTGCAAAAATATAATtaagaaagaaaatgttttcttcTGCCAATTAAAGCAATTTCTTACCAAGCATTGTTTTTGTAAGCTGATTTAGAagcatgacattttttgtactaAATGGAGAGCAATTATGTGAGACTAGACTAATATACATGGAGATATTTGTTTCCTATTCTGATATGATATAAATTATAGGATAGGATATATCtaatgtgcttgtgtgtgcatgtctgtgtCTCTTCTTACATAATCAGGGAACTGGTGACCTTTGTCATCTGAATGCACCACATAAACACATGCAACACTGGCAGGCACATTTATATCACATAATAGCTGGAGGTAAATGATTAGcagtctactgtatatacagtatctacacAGCCCATTCACATTGCTCCTGAAAAATCACCAACCTTTAAGTCACATGTAACACTATGTAAACCTTGCTGTAAACAAAGAATTTCAAGTCATTTTGTCAGCTAATTtgatattataaatatttctgTCTCTTTCCCTGAAATGTGACCACACAATCCTACACTACAGACAATATAACCACAGTACTGGTACAGTAATGCATTGGCACTAATAGTACACTGGCCCAATCCACTGTGGTAAGACTTGGCTGTGTGTCCATGTGTGATGTAATGGCTTGCGAGTGTATATTATGTCAAAGGGAAAAGGAGCTTAGGTGAGATTACCGGTGGGGAAGTAAAGAAACAGTGTGtacacagcaaaaatgttttgtttttttcatacagCTTGTCACGAGGCACACTTGAACACAGGACAATTTCTTTGATCCACACAAGTAAATCATTAGCAAGTTAAGTTAAAACCGCAGGCCATATCAACACAGGTATATTTAGGTACTGTAGACTTATTCTTTTATGCATTTTGGGCTTTGAGCCACATGAACTATTGTTGCCTATTGTTTCTGTGTCATTACAGTTAAGTGTGATATACAGGAGTAATTCAACTCTGAGTCCATACCTACAGCTTTTTCCTCAATTGGCTGTTGCTAAATaagcaacataaacaaaaatggCTTCTGTGTTAGAGGTAATGTAGTTACCTTTTACTTTGGCACCTGCTTGATAGCCGtggaatacatttttatgtagaCTAACCACCCAAAATGTACCGGTACATAAAAATACCTGTTTATGTTCAGTGATTGCtaaaaatgcatatactgtatttttgacaaatatacGGTAGATGTGTGTGTCAAATGATACTGATTGCAGAATGTGGCACTGTCAGCCTTGTACTTGTGTTACTAAATGATCAGAATGAGTCACAACAGCTCCATTAAACATTAGCTTGAAGCATGTATGAACATGGTGCTGATACTATCTTAACACTGGAGATCAACCAaaggtgtgtgtctgtgtggatatttgtgtgtgcatgtgtttgtccaGAGATATTACTGCCCTTATTTTGGAGATGTATTCTTGGGGCCTTAGGAGAGAACAAGATGGGTCAATCAGATCACAGGCCCTAGATACATACACTCTTTAGGCACCGCACATTTCTCAATGCCACTGTCGTGTACCCACAATTCCTTGCAGCTGGAGCTCCCAGATCGTGCAGATTTTTACAGAAGCTGACAATGCTCAGCAGCTCAGTGGCGTTTTCCTCCTGCCATCAAAGgttgcattgacacacaaagcAACTCTTATTCGCCATCTTTTTCCTGTCTTAACTCTGATATCAGTTCAGTTTAAGCAGAAAAAGCAAAGCCCGTTTTGAATTTTCCTTCCTTGTCCTCCAGGTCGGATGTCGTGGTGCTTTGCTTCTCTCTAGCTAATCCCAATTCCCTGCGCCATGTCCGCACCATGTGGTTTCCGGAGATCAAGCACTTCTGTCCACGGACACCCATCATCCTGGTTGGCTGCCAGCTGGATCTCCGCTATGCTGACCTCGATGCAGTTAATCGTGCACGCCGACCTCTTGCCAAGTGAGAAGCCTTCTATATCCGTCCCTAATGGACTGATTCTGATTTGAATCAAACTTTTTAGGACTTTTTTGCGGTTTTAGGGGAGTAATCCACCATCATTTGCATTGCATTACTATCTTTAAAACCTTAATAACGTCATCATCTTTTCCAACCCGCAGACCCATAAAACCAACAGATATTCTTCCTCCCGAGAGAGGCCATGAGGTGGCAAAGGAGCTTGGGATACCCTACTATGAAACCAGCATAGTTGCCCAGTTTGGAGTTAAGGATGTTTTTGACAATGCGATCCGAGCTGCCCTCATCTCCCGTCGTCACCTACAATTTTGGAAGTCCCACCTGAAAAAAGTCCAGAGACCCCTTCTCCAAGCACCCTTCCTGCCTCCTCGCCCACCACGCCCCATCGTGGGAATTCCTGACCCTCCTCCCACTGACGGCGAGGGCCCTGATTCCCTCTTCTGTCACCCACTTTGTgcagatgttgtttttctgctgCAGGGTGGCACCACTCGTGTATTTGCACACAAAGTTTATCTGGCTACTTCCTGCTCCAAGTTCTACGACCTCTTCACCCTCGATCTAGGTGCAGCCTGCATGGGGCCACAGGGAGAGCAGGACAAAAGCAAGGAAAGCTCTGACAGTGGAGAGGAAGATGAGCTCAGTAGAAGAGGAGCCAAGGAGCAAGCTGGCCGCACCAAGAGCCTGGACATTGATAAAGACGGAGTTGATGGCTGTGTGCGAGGTCTGAGTCGACCCCCGCTGCTACAGCACGGCTCACTGCGGACTTCCCAGAGTGATAATGCTCTCCCCTCTCGAGCCCAGTACGCTCTAGGAGCTCCTGGGAGTGGCCGGGCACTTTCGGGATGGGGAAGAGGGTTCTTGAGTGTTTGTCTGGAGCATGTTGATGACCCCATGACTGGACGGCCACGACTAATGACTGTGGTAGTCATGGATGCACTCATACAGGAGGAGCCATTCAAGGTGATGGACTTCAAATTCAATTTGTATTAGATGAACTGCACATTAGACATTTTCATGTACAATTTAGTTGCGCTCTCACCACTCTGACTCAGCTAAGGCATactagtacagtggaaccgtggttttcgtcattaatcttttccaaaaggtcagacgaaaccaaaacatacaaagACCAGATCaatgtttaaaataatgtaaatctagcTCATCTGTTCTAGAcaccccaaaaaaacccaaacagaaTCCTCATCTATCCATAGTGTCCCAATTCTAAAAGAACCACCCATTCTTCACTGTCACCAATGTGTTGCTGCTTTTTTGTGCGCACTCAATTCCAGTGACTACTTTCGTGCATTGTTTGTCCATACGATAACAGAATCCGGtgaaaactggggcatacgaaaattgaggttccactgtatatttgaATTACTTGCCTTGCCCCAGTGTACATATAGGGAACAAGGATTGATTTATTTACCAAAGTCTTTTCACCTCTGCTGCTACAGGTGATGCAATGTCCCCATTCAGCTGCTTAGTAatagtttctttctttttggccAATGTATGCTGCATTACTAATTTCTACAAATCGGAAGGGGGGACAGGTAGCAGTTAATTTGACCTCCTGACCTGCTCTTGCTTCAGGCGGTGCTTCAGTACCTGTACACCGGCAGCCTGAATGAGGGTCGAGGCGACCTGATGCAGGTGGCCACCATCGCAGAGCTACTTGAGGTGTTCGACCTGCGGATGATGGTGGCCAATGTACTCAACAGAGAGAGTTTCATGAACCAGGAGATAACCAAGGCGTTCCATGTCCGCAGAGCCAACCGCATCAAGGAGTGTCTCAGCAAAGGCACCTTTGCTGGTAATCTTCTGTGCCGAGTCTTCTATTAGCATTGGTGATTTTGCAGCCGTTTTCCATGGATGCATCAGTTAATGTTTGTGTGTTCGAGTGAGAGAGTGAGCGTGAAGACAACTCCAGGCATTCTCTTTTAGTCTTTAAGAATGTACACTCAGTGTACATTTGCTACCATTGTATACTGGATTTACTAGAGATGCATGATATCATTTTTTCCAAACTGATAGAACTTTCTATTTCTCAAGACCAATAAGATACAGATAACCTATaacttttttgtatttactttaactttaacttttacttttacttttagttttaagtgtagtttgtgcacacctggaggtaagaaggacttgaACACATTTGGATTTAAGCAAATCTATCTGTTGATTTGAcccaatcaaatatcatgacattgctactaccacatcactactatcaggagaaccacagtatagagcggagggaaccacctgctgtggcccagcaaagtgcattAATTTCAAACACATGCTCAGAGCAGCCAATGTGctgctacggaggtcaggagaatcGGAGTAtagagcttttttttctttgtgtgcttgatggggtttttttccccctcattgcggagcatttggtaaaacatccttcctttttaAAGTGACTGTTTATTTACAAGTGAACAAAGGGGAAGTCACGACAGTCTGtaaacgtcacaggcaggagaaaatatgagcgcttgatttgctcacccacacaatacgggtaatctcacctaattggagcttttttttaaaaatgatcggttatgagagctatttttaatgttatcgggtTTGtcagtatgacatcataatttcctcatatcggcccgataattatcggtccgataattatcgtgcaccacTAATATTTACCATTTGATTTCTGCTAGGGAATgagcattttgttgttttccttgTATTTGAAGTCTTTTTAAAGTCATCAAATGACATGATGACTGTCTGCCACTTCAGTCTGCTTGGTCGTCTTGTCTCGGTCCTTGCGTGCCTCCTTTGTCTTTGTGTGGTGTTGTCTGCCCCCAAGCTGTTGTGTTTGCATGCTATCAAAGCCAATG
Encoded proteins:
- the rhobtb4 gene encoding rho related BTB domain containing 4 isoform X2, with protein sequence MRLTSNAAAAAAAAEGWPRLEWNINISGRNRHGERRTGETEDCNFCRDTTRERQSRGVITVKWTSRRKGSELIPEIVSRALSMDIDTDYERPNVETIKCVVVGDNAVGKTRLICARACNATLTQYQLLATHVPTVWAIDQYRVCQEVLERSRDVVDEVSVSLRLWDTFGDHHKDRRFAYGRSDVVVLCFSLANPNSLRHVRTMWFPEIKHFCPRTPIILVGCQLDLRYADLDAVNRARRPLAKPIKPTDILPPERGHEVAKELGIPYYETSIVAQFGVKDVFDNAIRAALISRRHLQFWKSHLKKVQRPLLQAPFLPPRPPRPIVGIPDPPPTDGEGPDSLFCHPLCADVVFLLQGGTTRVFAHKVYLATSCSKFYDLFTLDLGAACMGPQGEQDKSKESSDSGEEDELSRRGAKEQAGRTKSLDIDKDGVDGCVRGLSRPPLLQHGSLRTSQSDNALPSRAQYALGAPGSGRALSGWGRGFLSVCLEHVDDPMTGRPRLMTVVVMDALIQEEPFKAVLQYLYTGSLNEGRGDLMQVATIAELLEVFDLRMMVANVLNRESFMNQEITKAFHVRRANRIKECLSKGTFADVVFRLDDGYLPAHKPLLISSCDWMAAMFRGSFMESYIEEVSIPTTTTACMQGVLEFLYCGMLTPCPYLESIELIVVANRLCLPRLVALTEQHAVEELLQLAVKGVDIDGQVLAYLELAQFHNAKQLSTWCLHHICTNYNSICRKFPKDMKAMSPENQRHFEKQRWPPVWFLKEEDRYLRSQKEREHEEEILRKQHTKRGWCFWRHPSSSPHVS
- the rhobtb4 gene encoding rho related BTB domain containing 4 isoform X1 — encoded protein: MRLTSNAAAAAAAAEGWPRLEWNINISGRNRHGERRTGETEDCNFCRDTTRERQSRGVITVKWTSRRKGSELIPEIVSSWCVLQGKQKAFKVLPTLFNSHDGNRRERALSMDIDTDYERPNVETIKCVVVGDNAVGKTRLICARACNATLTQYQLLATHVPTVWAIDQYRVCQEVLERSRDVVDEVSVSLRLWDTFGDHHKDRRFAYGRSDVVVLCFSLANPNSLRHVRTMWFPEIKHFCPRTPIILVGCQLDLRYADLDAVNRARRPLAKPIKPTDILPPERGHEVAKELGIPYYETSIVAQFGVKDVFDNAIRAALISRRHLQFWKSHLKKVQRPLLQAPFLPPRPPRPIVGIPDPPPTDGEGPDSLFCHPLCADVVFLLQGGTTRVFAHKVYLATSCSKFYDLFTLDLGAACMGPQGEQDKSKESSDSGEEDELSRRGAKEQAGRTKSLDIDKDGVDGCVRGLSRPPLLQHGSLRTSQSDNALPSRAQYALGAPGSGRALSGWGRGFLSVCLEHVDDPMTGRPRLMTVVVMDALIQEEPFKAVLQYLYTGSLNEGRGDLMQVATIAELLEVFDLRMMVANVLNRESFMNQEITKAFHVRRANRIKECLSKGTFADVVFRLDDGYLPAHKPLLISSCDWMAAMFRGSFMESYIEEVSIPTTTTACMQGVLEFLYCGMLTPCPYLESIELIVVANRLCLPRLVALTEQHAVEELLQLAVKGVDIDGQVLAYLELAQFHNAKQLSTWCLHHICTNYNSICRKFPKDMKAMSPENQRHFEKQRWPPVWFLKEEDRYLRSQKEREHEEEILRKQHTKRGWCFWRHPSSSPHVS
- the rhobtb4 gene encoding rho related BTB domain containing 4 isoform X3; protein product: MWVNSGTVGRALSMDIDTDYERPNVETIKCVVVGDNAVGKTRLICARACNATLTQYQLLATHVPTVWAIDQYRVCQEVLERSRDVVDEVSVSLRLWDTFGDHHKDRRFAYGRSDVVVLCFSLANPNSLRHVRTMWFPEIKHFCPRTPIILVGCQLDLRYADLDAVNRARRPLAKPIKPTDILPPERGHEVAKELGIPYYETSIVAQFGVKDVFDNAIRAALISRRHLQFWKSHLKKVQRPLLQAPFLPPRPPRPIVGIPDPPPTDGEGPDSLFCHPLCADVVFLLQGGTTRVFAHKVYLATSCSKFYDLFTLDLGAACMGPQGEQDKSKESSDSGEEDELSRRGAKEQAGRTKSLDIDKDGVDGCVRGLSRPPLLQHGSLRTSQSDNALPSRAQYALGAPGSGRALSGWGRGFLSVCLEHVDDPMTGRPRLMTVVVMDALIQEEPFKAVLQYLYTGSLNEGRGDLMQVATIAELLEVFDLRMMVANVLNRESFMNQEITKAFHVRRANRIKECLSKGTFADVVFRLDDGYLPAHKPLLISSCDWMAAMFRGSFMESYIEEVSIPTTTTACMQGVLEFLYCGMLTPCPYLESIELIVVANRLCLPRLVALTEQHAVEELLQLAVKGVDIDGQVLAYLELAQFHNAKQLSTWCLHHICTNYNSICRKFPKDMKAMSPENQRHFEKQRWPPVWFLKEEDRYLRSQKEREHEEEILRKQHTKRGWCFWRHPSSSPHVS
- the rhobtb4 gene encoding rho related BTB domain containing 4 isoform X4, which codes for MDIDTDYERPNVETIKCVVVGDNAVGKTRLICARACNATLTQYQLLATHVPTVWAIDQYRVCQEVLERSRDVVDEVSVSLRLWDTFGDHHKDRRFAYGRSDVVVLCFSLANPNSLRHVRTMWFPEIKHFCPRTPIILVGCQLDLRYADLDAVNRARRPLAKPIKPTDILPPERGHEVAKELGIPYYETSIVAQFGVKDVFDNAIRAALISRRHLQFWKSHLKKVQRPLLQAPFLPPRPPRPIVGIPDPPPTDGEGPDSLFCHPLCADVVFLLQGGTTRVFAHKVYLATSCSKFYDLFTLDLGAACMGPQGEQDKSKESSDSGEEDELSRRGAKEQAGRTKSLDIDKDGVDGCVRGLSRPPLLQHGSLRTSQSDNALPSRAQYALGAPGSGRALSGWGRGFLSVCLEHVDDPMTGRPRLMTVVVMDALIQEEPFKAVLQYLYTGSLNEGRGDLMQVATIAELLEVFDLRMMVANVLNRESFMNQEITKAFHVRRANRIKECLSKGTFADVVFRLDDGYLPAHKPLLISSCDWMAAMFRGSFMESYIEEVSIPTTTTACMQGVLEFLYCGMLTPCPYLESIELIVVANRLCLPRLVALTEQHAVEELLQLAVKGVDIDGQVLAYLELAQFHNAKQLSTWCLHHICTNYNSICRKFPKDMKAMSPENQRHFEKQRWPPVWFLKEEDRYLRSQKEREHEEEILRKQHTKRGWCFWRHPSSSPHVS